TCGAAATGTCTTTCTCAAGCGTATGCTCGCATCCGATAGACTTGCGGATACGGACCGGTTCCACGGGCCTTTCATCGATTCCGCGCGCAAAATTGTAATAGATTTGACCGGCTTTCCCGAATTGGCGCACCAGCATGTCGAGCGAACATTCCCGAAGTGTTTTCCCGTTGTAAATGCCCAGTGTATGCATCTTTTGTGCGGTGACAGGCCCTACTCCCCAAAAGGATTCAATGGGCAAACGGTCTATAAAGGTTTGGGCTTGTGCGGGATGTATCGTGCAAAGCCCGTCCGGTTTCCGGTAGTCGGAGGCAATCTTGGCGAGGAACTTATTATAGGATATGCCGGCAGAAGCAATCAGGTGTAGCTCTTCGCGGATGCTTCGCTTGATTTCGCGGGCGATGTCTACCGCCAGTTCTATACCTTTTTTATTATGGGTAACGTCGAGAAAGGCTTCGTCCAGTGAGATAGGTTCGATAAGGTCGGTATATCGATGGAAGATTTCATGTATTTGACCTGAAACCTCTTTGTATACTTCCATACGCCCTTCTACAAAGTGCAGTTGGGGGCATAGCTTGAGTGCTTTCACCGATGACATGGCTGAGCGCACCCCGAATTTGCGCGCTTCGTAGCTTGCCGCGGCTACTACGCCCCGCTTTTCGGCATGTCCCACGGCAACGGGTTTCCCTTTCAGTTCGGGATGGTCGCGCTGTTCGACCGATGCATAGAAGGCATCCATGTCGATGTGGATGATTTTTCGCTCTGTATTCATAAAGTAAAGCTTTCTTCGTGCAAATTTAATGAAAGTTTTGTACTTTTGTGCGTTTCTTATGAAACAGATGTATGGAACACAGAGACACAAAGGCACGGAGAAAGGTATTTCATGCTTTGTCTTTCTTGAAAATAAAAGGCTCTGTGTCTCTGTGCCTCTGTGTTCATTTAATATAAAATAGGTATTATGATGAAAGAAGAAATCAAGAACGCATGCGAGGTCATGAATAAAGGGGGCGTAATCCTTTATCCCACTGATACCGTATGGGGCATCGGGTGCGATGCTACGAATGAAGAAGCCGTAAAGCGGGTGTATGAAATCAAGCGCCGCGCCGATAGCAAGGCGATGCTTGTGCTGGTGGACAGCCCGGTGAAAGTGGATTATTATGTACAGGATGTTCCCTCCGTGGCATGGGACTTGATAGAACTGACTACCAAGCCTTTGACCATCATTTATGACGGGGCGCGCAATTTGGCTCCCAATTTGTTGGCTGAAGACGGGAGTGTAGGCATACGGGTCACCAATGAGGCGTTTTCGAAAGAGCTTTGCTTCCGTTTCCGCAAGGCGATTGTGTCTACTTCCGCCAATATCAGCGGCGAGCCTTCTCCGGCGGTCTTTAGCGAGATAAGCGAGGAGATAAAGAGTGCGGTCGATTACATTGTCGATTTCCGGAGGGAAGAAACGGGGCATCCCAAGCCCTCCAGCATCATCAAGTTGGGCAAAGGCGGAGAGGTGAAAATCATCCGCGAGTAAGTGTAGTTTCAAATGCATATAGTTGCGTTGGCGTGCGGGACTATATCCGTATGCTTATGAAGGCAGGTGCGCAGGGCAATGCAACTGAGTCCGTTTTTGGACGGTTATAAATTAGACTGGACATGAAGATTTCTGAAGAAAGGTTTGATGTGCTTCAGCATTTCATCGCATGGCGCGAAAAGCACATCAAGGATAAACAATTCATATTGATGCTGAGCTTGCTGGTGGGCGTGTTCACGGCGCTGGCGGCGTATGTGTTGAAGTTCTTGGTAGAATACATTAAGGAGTTCCTGACCAACCGGTTCGACCCGATGGGTGCCAACTGGCTGTATTTGGTTTATCCCGTAGTAGGTATTTTCATAACGGGTTTGTTCATCCGGAAAGTGGTGCGCGATGATATCAGCCACGGTGTGACTAAAATCCTTTATGCCATCTCGCGCAAGCAGAGCCGCATCAAGCGGCACAACATCTGGTCTTCGGTTTGCGCTTCGGGCATCACCATCGGCTTTGGAGGTTCGGTAGGAGCGGAGGCGCCCATTGTCTTGACCGGTTCGGCTATCGGTTCCAATTTGGGAAGCCTGTTCCGCTTGGACCATAAGACCTTGATGCTTTTAGTGGGATGCGGAGCCGCAGGGGCGGTTTCGGGCATCTTCAAGGCTCCTATCGCCGGGCTGGTGTTTACGCTGGAAGTGCTGATGATAGACCTTACGATGGCTTCTTTGCTTCCTTTGCTGATTACCAGCGTTACGGCGGCTTCGGTTTCTTATCTGCTTACGGGTACGGAGGCGATGTTCCAGTTTCATTTAGACTATCCGTTTTCGCTGGAACGCATTCCGCATGCCATAGCGTTGGGAATCTTCTGCGGGCTGGTGGCATGGTATTTCACCCGTGCCATGAACTGGATAGAAAATATTTTCCGGCGTTATTCCAATCCGTACATCAAGTTTGCGATAGGCGGGACGATGCTGAGCATCCTGATATTCCTTTTCCCCCCGCTTTATGGTGAAGGGTATGATACGATTTCGCTCTTGCTCAATGGGACCACCGAGTACGAATGGGATACCGTAATGAACAATTCGCTTTTCTACGGCAATACGCATTTGCTTGTGCCTTATTTGCTCCTGATTATTTTGTTTAAGGTATTCGCTTCGAGTGCTACCAATGGAGGAGGCGGGTGTGGCGGAATCTTTGCTCCGAGCTTGTTCTTAGGGTGTATTGCCGGATTTGTCTTTTCGTATGTATGCAATGAGTTCCATATCGGCGACACCTACGTCCCTGAAAAGAACTTTGCTTTGATGGGCATGGCGGGGCTGATGTCGGGCGTCATGCATGCCCCGTTGACCGGTGTTTTCCTGATAGCCGAACTTACCGGAGGATACGGCTTGTTCCTTCCGTTGATGATTGTATCGGTATGCGCTTACCTGACGATTATCGTTTTCGAGCCGCATAGCATTTATTCCATGCGTTTGGCAAAGAAAGGCGAACTGATTACGCACCATAAAGACAAGGCGGTGCTGACCTTGATGAACATCGAAAGCATCGTGGAGAACGATTTCCTGAAAGTGCGTCCCGACATGGATTTGGGAGAAATGGTGAAGACCATATCCAAGTCGAGCCGGAATCTTTTCCCCGTAGTGGATGTGAACGATGAACTGATAGGCATCGTGGAACTGGATGATATCCGTACCATTATTTTCCGTCAGGAGTTGTATCACCGCTATCGGGTGGAAGGTTTCATGAAGGAGCCGAAAGCGCGGATTGTGAAGACCGACTCGATGGAAGAAGTGATGAAGAAGTTCGATACAACGAAGGCTTGGAACCTGCCTGTAGTGGATGAGGAAAACCGTTATTTGGGCTTTGTCTCGAAATCGAAGATGCT
The Phocaeicola salanitronis DSM 18170 genome window above contains:
- a CDS encoding L-threonylcarbamoyladenylate synthase, whose amino-acid sequence is MKEEIKNACEVMNKGGVILYPTDTVWGIGCDATNEEAVKRVYEIKRRADSKAMLVLVDSPVKVDYYVQDVPSVAWDLIELTTKPLTIIYDGARNLAPNLLAEDGSVGIRVTNEAFSKELCFRFRKAIVSTSANISGEPSPAVFSEISEEIKSAVDYIVDFRREETGHPKPSSIIKLGKGGEVKIIRE
- the dinB gene encoding DNA polymerase IV, translated to MNTERKIIHIDMDAFYASVEQRDHPELKGKPVAVGHAEKRGVVAAASYEARKFGVRSAMSSVKALKLCPQLHFVEGRMEVYKEVSGQIHEIFHRYTDLIEPISLDEAFLDVTHNKKGIELAVDIAREIKRSIREELHLIASAGISYNKFLAKIASDYRKPDGLCTIHPAQAQTFIDRLPIESFWGVGPVTAQKMHTLGIYNGKTLRECSLDMLVRQFGKAGQIYYNFARGIDERPVEPVRIRKSIGCEHTLEKDISTTSSAIIELYHVACELCERLERKEFKGTTLTLKVKFHDFTQITRSISTDKTLRILKDILPLAKQLLSGVDYQNHPIRLLGLSVSNPKEENPEELLQQPAQWVQLKLKFKD
- a CDS encoding chloride channel protein, with protein sequence MKISEERFDVLQHFIAWREKHIKDKQFILMLSLLVGVFTALAAYVLKFLVEYIKEFLTNRFDPMGANWLYLVYPVVGIFITGLFIRKVVRDDISHGVTKILYAISRKQSRIKRHNIWSSVCASGITIGFGGSVGAEAPIVLTGSAIGSNLGSLFRLDHKTLMLLVGCGAAGAVSGIFKAPIAGLVFTLEVLMIDLTMASLLPLLITSVTAASVSYLLTGTEAMFQFHLDYPFSLERIPHAIALGIFCGLVAWYFTRAMNWIENIFRRYSNPYIKFAIGGTMLSILIFLFPPLYGEGYDTISLLLNGTTEYEWDTVMNNSLFYGNTHLLVPYLLLIILFKVFASSATNGGGGCGGIFAPSLFLGCIAGFVFSYVCNEFHIGDTYVPEKNFALMGMAGLMSGVMHAPLTGVFLIAELTGGYGLFLPLMIVSVCAYLTIIVFEPHSIYSMRLAKKGELITHHKDKAVLTLMNIESIVENDFLKVRPDMDLGEMVKTISKSSRNLFPVVDVNDELIGIVELDDIRTIIFRQELYHRYRVEGFMKEPKARIVKTDSMEEVMKKFDTTKAWNLPVVDEENRYLGFVSKSKMLNTYRQVLVDLSAE